The following proteins come from a genomic window of Denitromonas sp.:
- a CDS encoding MFS transporter yields MSGAGLARGRVLAYGLLGFPLAFAALPIYVHVPKLYADALGMPLALVGGVLLGARVLDAVADPLIGWVSDRFASRRRVIAVGLVPLAVGVIALLRPPAEAGALWLLLALTLAYAGYSVANINYQAWGARMAPTPRDRTRVVASREGFGLAGVVLAAALPAWLAGEMATGLAQLALVFVPVVLVAAAVTLRFGGDDVAMPSQVSPRLLATVLRRPDFGRLLLVFAVGGIAAAVPATTVLFFVDDVIGAEAQAGRFLALYFVAGGASLPLWVALAHRLGKVRAWLAGMAVSMAAFAWAAGLGAGDTLAFGLVCVASGMALGADLTLPPAILADQLAHGADGDGACFGWWNFVTKANLALAAGVSLPLLALLGYAPGAREPAAVAALAMVYAGVPVGLKALAALLLWRWRNQLGEGR; encoded by the coding sequence GTGAGTGGCGCGGGGCTCGCCCGCGGCCGGGTGCTGGCCTATGGGCTGCTGGGTTTCCCGCTCGCCTTCGCGGCGCTGCCGATCTATGTCCACGTGCCCAAGCTGTACGCCGACGCGCTCGGCATGCCGCTGGCGCTGGTCGGTGGCGTGCTGCTCGGCGCGCGAGTGCTCGATGCCGTGGCCGACCCGCTGATCGGCTGGGTCAGTGACCGCTTCGCCAGTCGGCGCCGGGTGATTGCCGTCGGGCTGGTGCCGCTGGCCGTCGGGGTGATCGCCTTGTTGCGCCCGCCGGCGGAGGCCGGAGCCCTGTGGTTGCTGCTGGCACTGACCCTGGCCTACGCCGGCTACTCGGTGGCCAACATCAACTACCAGGCCTGGGGCGCGCGGATGGCGCCAACCCCGCGTGACCGCACTCGGGTGGTGGCCTCGCGGGAGGGCTTCGGGTTGGCCGGCGTGGTCCTCGCGGCGGCCTTGCCGGCCTGGCTGGCCGGCGAGATGGCCACGGGGCTGGCGCAACTGGCGCTGGTGTTCGTGCCGGTGGTGCTGGTGGCCGCGGCGGTCACACTGCGCTTTGGTGGCGACGACGTGGCGATGCCTTCGCAGGTGAGCCCGCGATTGCTGGCCACGGTGTTGCGCCGGCCCGATTTCGGTCGCCTCCTGCTGGTGTTCGCCGTCGGCGGCATTGCCGCCGCGGTGCCGGCGACCACGGTGCTGTTCTTCGTCGACGATGTGATCGGCGCCGAGGCGCAGGCGGGGCGCTTCCTCGCGCTGTATTTCGTGGCCGGTGGTGCCAGCCTGCCGTTGTGGGTGGCGCTGGCGCACCGCCTTGGCAAGGTGCGCGCCTGGCTCGCCGGCATGGCGGTGAGCATGGCGGCGTTTGCCTGGGCGGCCGGCCTGGGGGCGGGCGACACGCTGGCCTTCGGGCTGGTCTGCGTGGCCTCGGGCATGGCGCTGGGGGCCGACCTGACGCTGCCGCCGGCCATTCTGGCGGACCAGCTGGCCCACGGCGCGGATGGCGACGGTGCCTGCTTTGGCTGGTGGAACTTCGTCACCAAGGCCAACCTGGCGCTGGCCGCCGGGGTGTCGCTGCCGCTGCTTGCGCTGCTCGGCTACGCGCCCGGCGCGCGCGAGCCGGCTGCCGTGGCGGCGCTGGCCATGGTCTATGCCGGCGTGCCGGTCGGCCTCAAGGCGCTCGCCGCGTTGCTGCTGTGGCGCTGGCGCAATCAACTGGGAGAGGGACGATGA
- a CDS encoding DUF3833 domain-containing protein, with protein sequence MRAWLCALMGAIGLGGCAGTEVSRYAAATPPLVLESYFNGTLDAWGMFQNRGGEVVKRFHVLIEASWDGPVGTLDERFTYADGTTQRRVWTIRAHGDGRYTGTADDVVGTAEGQARGNALRWRYVLALPVDGKVYEVDFDDWMYLIDERVMLNRSAMRKFGIHLGEVTLSFIKREAAP encoded by the coding sequence ATGAGAGCGTGGTTGTGCGCACTGATGGGGGCGATCGGCTTGGGCGGATGCGCCGGAACGGAGGTGTCGCGCTATGCCGCGGCGACACCGCCGCTGGTGCTCGAATCGTATTTCAACGGCACGCTCGACGCCTGGGGGATGTTTCAGAATCGCGGCGGCGAGGTGGTCAAGCGCTTCCATGTGCTGATCGAGGCGTCGTGGGACGGGCCGGTCGGTACGCTCGACGAGCGCTTTACCTATGCCGACGGCACGACCCAGCGCCGGGTGTGGACGATCCGCGCCCACGGTGACGGGCGCTACACCGGCACGGCCGACGATGTGGTCGGGACGGCCGAGGGGCAGGCGCGCGGCAATGCCCTGCGCTGGCGGTATGTGCTGGCGCTGCCGGTCGATGGCAAGGTGTATGAGGTCGATTTTGACGACTGGATGTACCTGATCGACGAACGGGTGATGCTCAACCGCTCGGCCATGCGCAAGTTCGGCATCCATCTGGGCGAGGTGACGCTGAGCTTCATCAAGCGCGAGGCGGCGCCATGA
- a CDS encoding SDR family NAD(P)-dependent oxidoreductase, with amino-acid sequence MSLNAPIRHWRGQRVWLIGASSGIGEALAHALSARGAVLALSGRRAAALDTVAEAVGGAEVLPLDITEAGAVAAAWATLCERWGACDVVVFLAGAYRPTPVAELDAEVIRHTVSVNLSATLAGVAAVLPAMLARGQGHVAMVSSVAGYSGLPRAAVYGATKAGLTNFAESLFLELRPRGIGVHVINPGFVATRLTAGNDFTMPALITPAAAAEAVVDGLARGEFETHFPKRFSRVLKLLRLLPYALYFPLVRRLTGGGKP; translated from the coding sequence ATGAGCCTCAACGCGCCGATTCGTCACTGGCGCGGCCAGCGGGTGTGGCTCATCGGGGCCTCCAGCGGCATTGGCGAGGCGCTGGCGCATGCCTTGTCGGCGCGCGGTGCCGTGCTGGCGCTGAGCGGCCGGCGCGCGGCGGCGCTCGACACCGTGGCCGAGGCGGTCGGCGGTGCCGAGGTGCTGCCGCTCGACATCACCGAGGCGGGGGCGGTGGCGGCGGCGTGGGCAACGCTGTGCGAGCGCTGGGGGGCGTGCGATGTGGTGGTCTTCCTGGCCGGCGCCTACCGTCCGACGCCGGTGGCCGAGCTGGACGCCGAGGTGATCCGCCATACCGTATCGGTCAACCTGTCGGCCACCCTGGCGGGTGTGGCGGCGGTGTTGCCGGCAATGCTGGCGCGCGGTCAGGGCCATGTGGCGATGGTGTCGAGCGTGGCCGGCTACAGCGGCCTGCCGCGCGCCGCCGTGTACGGCGCGACCAAGGCCGGACTCACAAATTTTGCCGAGAGCCTGTTCCTGGAGCTGCGCCCGCGGGGCATCGGGGTGCATGTGATCAACCCCGGCTTCGTGGCCACGCGCCTGACCGCGGGCAACGACTTCACCATGCCGGCGCTGATCACCCCGGCGGCGGCTGCCGAGGCGGTGGTCGATGGCCTGGCGCGGGGCGAGTTCGAGACGCACTTTCCGAAGCGCTTCTCGCGCGTGCTCAAGCTGCTGCGCCTGCTGCCCTACGCGCTGTATTTTCCGCTGGTGCGCCGGCTGACCGGGGGAGGCAAGCCTTAA
- a CDS encoding nuclear transport factor 2 family protein, with translation MITLDALVHFYETLTPETVADFDTFYAADAHFVDPFNDVRGVAAIQAIFRHMFSQLEAPRFAVTERFVRRTQVVLIWDLHCRLAGQPVTITGASHLRLDAAGRVCMHRDFWDAASEVYEKLPLIGGLMRCARRRLSAPQSTPE, from the coding sequence ATGATCACGCTCGATGCCCTGGTCCATTTCTACGAGACCCTGACGCCGGAGACCGTGGCGGACTTCGACACCTTCTATGCCGCGGATGCGCACTTTGTCGATCCGTTCAATGATGTGCGCGGGGTGGCGGCCATCCAAGCGATCTTCCGCCACATGTTCAGCCAGCTGGAGGCGCCGCGTTTCGCGGTGACCGAACGTTTCGTGCGCCGCACCCAGGTCGTGCTGATCTGGGATCTGCATTGCCGGCTGGCCGGTCAGCCGGTCACGATTACCGGGGCGAGTCATCTGCGGCTCGATGCCGCCGGTCGGGTGTGCATGCATCGCGACTTCTGGGATGCGGCGAGCGAAGTCTACGAAAAACTGCCGTTGATTGGCGGGTTGATGCGATGCGCAAGGCGTCGCCTCAGTGCGCCGCAAAGCACGCCGGAATAA
- the coxB gene encoding cytochrome c oxidase subunit II, whose translation MSVLARFAVTALSALPAAGAWAAQSSVNLQTPVTAVATEIYDMHTLMMIICLVIFVAVFGVMFWSVFHHRKSKGAVAAHFHENTMVEIAWTVVPVLILLGMAWPATKTVIAMKDTSNPDITIKATGYQWKWGYDYIKGEGEGIKFVSNLSTPQEQIQGRAAKGENYLLEVDNPVVVPVGKKVRMLLTANDVIHAWWVPALGVKQDAIPGFIRDTWFRADKEGIFRGNCAELCGKDHGFMPIEVHVLSAEKYAAWVAEQQGKMAATAEDPTKEWALAELVAKGEQVFAANCAACHQADGKGMPPAFPPLDGAAIVQGDKAEQIKVVMQGRDGTAMAAFGKQLSATDLAAVITYTRNAWSNQTGEAIQPAEIAAALN comes from the coding sequence ATGAGCGTGTTGGCTCGTTTCGCAGTAACCGCACTGTCCGCCCTGCCCGCAGCCGGGGCGTGGGCGGCACAGTCCAGCGTCAATCTACAGACGCCGGTGACCGCCGTGGCCACCGAAATCTATGACATGCACACCCTGATGATGATCATCTGCCTGGTGATCTTCGTGGCAGTGTTCGGGGTCATGTTCTGGTCGGTATTTCACCACCGCAAATCGAAAGGCGCGGTCGCGGCGCACTTCCACGAGAACACCATGGTGGAGATCGCCTGGACCGTGGTGCCGGTGCTGATCCTGCTCGGCATGGCGTGGCCGGCGACCAAGACGGTCATCGCCATGAAGGACACCTCCAACCCCGACATCACCATCAAGGCCACCGGCTACCAGTGGAAGTGGGGCTACGACTACATCAAGGGCGAGGGCGAGGGCATCAAGTTCGTCTCCAACCTGTCGACCCCGCAGGAGCAGATCCAGGGGCGGGCGGCCAAGGGCGAAAACTACCTGCTCGAGGTCGACAACCCCGTGGTCGTGCCGGTGGGCAAGAAGGTACGCATGCTGCTGACCGCCAACGACGTGATCCATGCGTGGTGGGTGCCGGCGCTGGGCGTCAAGCAGGACGCCATCCCCGGCTTCATTCGCGACACCTGGTTCCGTGCCGACAAGGAAGGCATCTTCCGTGGCAACTGTGCCGAGCTGTGCGGCAAGGACCACGGCTTCATGCCGATCGAGGTGCATGTGCTGTCGGCAGAAAAATACGCCGCGTGGGTGGCCGAGCAGCAGGGCAAGATGGCCGCGACGGCCGAGGACCCGACCAAGGAATGGGCGCTGGCCGAGCTGGTCGCCAAGGGCGAGCAGGTGTTCGCCGCCAACTGTGCCGCCTGCCATCAGGCCGATGGCAAGGGAATGCCGCCGGCCTTCCCGCCGCTCGATGGCGCGGCCATCGTGCAGGGCGACAAGGCCGAGCAGATCAAGGTGGTGATGCAGGGGCGCGACGGCACCGCCATGGCCGCCTTCGGCAAGCAGCTGTCGGCCACGGACCTCGCCGCCGTCATCACCTACACCCGCAATGCCTGGAGTAACCAGACGGGCGAAGCCATCCAGCCGGCCGAGATTGCGGCCGCGCTTAACTGA
- the ctaD gene encoding cytochrome c oxidase subunit I, giving the protein MSAVTPDQLHDDHHHHGPTGLMRWITTTNHKDIGTMYLIFSFIMFLSGGVMALTIRAELFQPGMQVVQPEFFNQLTTMHGLVMVFGAIMPAFVGFANWMLPLMIGASDMAFARMNNWSFWLLPVAAILLIGSFFVPGGATAAGWTLYAPLSVQMGMGMDLTIFAVHIMGISSIMGAINIVVTVLNMRAPGMTMMKMPLFCWTWLITAYLLIAVMPVLAGAVTMILTDRHFGTSFFNAAGGGDPVLYQHVFWFFGHPEVYIMILPAFGIVSQIIPTFARKPLFGYASMVYATASIAILSFVVWAHHMFTTGMPAATQLFFMYATMLIAVPTGVKVFNWVATMWRGSMTFETPMLWATGFIFVFTMGGFTGLICAIAPIDIQVQDTYYVVAHFHYVLVAGSLFALFAGAYYWLPKWTGHMYSETIGKLHFWCSIIFFNITFFPMHFLGLAGMPRRIPDYALQFADFNALASVGAFGFGLSQLIFIVAVVKCVRGGKKAPASPWEGAEGLEWTVPSPAPHHTFETPPVVK; this is encoded by the coding sequence ATGTCTGCTGTCACCCCGGATCAACTGCACGATGATCATCACCATCACGGCCCGACCGGCCTGATGCGCTGGATCACCACGACGAACCACAAGGACATCGGCACGATGTACCTGATCTTCAGCTTCATCATGTTCCTCTCCGGAGGGGTGATGGCGCTGACGATCCGGGCCGAGCTGTTCCAGCCGGGCATGCAGGTGGTGCAGCCCGAGTTCTTCAACCAGCTCACCACCATGCACGGTCTGGTGATGGTGTTCGGCGCGATCATGCCGGCCTTCGTCGGCTTCGCCAACTGGATGCTGCCGCTGATGATCGGCGCCTCCGACATGGCCTTCGCGCGCATGAACAACTGGAGCTTCTGGCTGCTGCCGGTGGCGGCGATTTTGCTGATCGGCTCCTTCTTCGTGCCGGGCGGGGCGACCGCCGCGGGCTGGACGCTGTATGCGCCGCTGTCGGTGCAGATGGGCATGGGCATGGACCTGACCATCTTCGCCGTGCACATCATGGGTATCAGCTCGATCATGGGGGCGATCAACATCGTCGTCACCGTCCTCAACATGCGCGCGCCCGGCATGACCATGATGAAAATGCCACTGTTCTGCTGGACATGGCTGATCACCGCCTACCTGCTGATCGCCGTGATGCCGGTGCTGGCCGGTGCGGTGACTATGATCCTGACCGACCGTCACTTCGGTACCAGCTTCTTCAACGCCGCCGGCGGTGGTGACCCGGTGCTCTACCAGCACGTGTTCTGGTTCTTCGGGCACCCCGAGGTGTACATCATGATTTTGCCGGCCTTCGGCATCGTCAGCCAGATCATCCCCACCTTTGCCCGCAAGCCGCTGTTCGGCTACGCCTCGATGGTGTATGCCACGGCCTCGATCGCCATCCTGTCCTTCGTGGTGTGGGCCCACCACATGTTCACCACCGGCATGCCGGCGGCGACACAGCTGTTCTTCATGTACGCCACCATGCTGATCGCCGTGCCCACCGGCGTGAAGGTGTTCAACTGGGTGGCCACCATGTGGCGCGGCTCGATGACCTTCGAAACCCCCATGCTGTGGGCCACGGGCTTCATCTTCGTGTTCACCATGGGCGGCTTCACCGGACTGATCTGCGCCATCGCGCCGATCGACATCCAGGTGCAGGACACCTACTACGTGGTGGCCCACTTCCACTACGTGCTGGTGGCCGGCTCGCTGTTTGCGCTGTTCGCCGGTGCCTACTACTGGCTGCCGAAATGGACCGGCCACATGTATTCGGAGACGATCGGCAAGCTGCACTTCTGGTGCTCGATCATCTTCTTCAACATCACCTTCTTCCCGATGCACTTCCTCGGCCTGGCCGGCATGCCGCGCCGGATCCCCGACTACGCGCTGCAGTTCGCTGACTTCAACGCGCTGGCCAGCGTCGGGGCCTTCGGTTTCGGTCTGTCGCAGCTGATCTTCATCGTCGCCGTGGTCAAGTGCGTGCGCGGCGGCAAGAAGGCGCCCGCCAGTCCGTGGGAAGGCGCCGAGGGCCTGGAGTGGACGGTGCCGTCGCCGGCGCCGCACCACACCTTCGAGACCCCGCCGGTCGTCAAGTGA
- a CDS encoding cytochrome c oxidase assembly protein has product MSSRADDNRRLLLRLGVAAVAMFGFGYAMVPFYEAICQVTGLRNILQPDVVENTQVDPTRQLTIELDANTHDLAWRFRPTQNTIDVHPGQMVEITYEVTNTRNVPVTGQAVPSYGPQIAGDYFKKLNCFCFEKQTLAAGETRIMPVLFVVDPKLPGDVNTITLSYTFFEVAGTQARQAGDGGRG; this is encoded by the coding sequence ATGAGTTCGCGCGCCGACGACAACCGCCGCCTGCTGCTGCGCCTCGGCGTGGCCGCGGTGGCCATGTTCGGCTTCGGCTACGCGATGGTGCCGTTCTACGAGGCCATCTGCCAGGTCACCGGCTTGCGCAACATCCTGCAGCCCGATGTGGTCGAGAACACGCAGGTCGACCCCACCCGGCAGCTGACCATCGAACTCGACGCCAATACGCATGATCTGGCCTGGCGTTTCCGGCCGACGCAGAACACGATCGATGTTCACCCCGGCCAGATGGTGGAGATCACCTACGAGGTGACCAACACCCGCAATGTGCCGGTGACCGGCCAGGCGGTGCCGAGCTACGGGCCGCAGATCGCGGGCGACTATTTCAAGAAGCTCAACTGCTTCTGTTTCGAGAAGCAGACGCTGGCGGCGGGCGAAACACGGATCATGCCCGTGCTGTTTGTGGTCGATCCCAAGCTGCCGGGCGATGTGAACACCATCACCTTGTCCTACACCTTCTTCGAGGTGGCTGGCACGCAGGCCAGACAGGCCGGCGACGGCGGGCGGGGGTGA
- a CDS encoding DUF2970 domain-containing protein: protein MAETRRAGFWATLRAVLWSFVGIRKRRHYDDDATSLDPKAVIVAGVLAGLVFVLSIVAFVRFVVGA from the coding sequence ATGGCGGAGACACGTCGGGCCGGCTTCTGGGCAACGCTGCGCGCGGTGCTGTGGTCGTTCGTGGGCATTCGCAAGCGGCGCCACTATGACGACGACGCCACCTCGCTGGATCCGAAGGCGGTCATCGTGGCCGGCGTGCTGGCGGGGCTGGTGTTCGTACTGAGTATCGTCGCCTTCGTGCGATTTGTCGTAGGCGCGTGA
- a CDS encoding cytochrome c oxidase subunit 3 encodes MSPTFEKYFVPEPSRFPIFGSFALLCIGAGSVMWLNHAGPGPLVFFIGLATLIYMLFGWFGQVIRESEGGKYGKNVDASFRWSMGWFIFSEVMFFAAFFGTLFYVRVIAVPSLGSEESVSVLWQGFEAAWPTAGPRAEEAFSPMAAWGIPAINTLILLTSGATLTWAHWGMMKDNRTQLKLGLLLTVLLGVLFMGLQVYEYMHAYGEMNLKMTTGIYGSTFYMMTGFHGLHVTIGAIMLLVMLFRAMAGHFTKDNHFAFEAAAWYWHFVDVVWLLLFVVVYWL; translated from the coding sequence ATGAGTCCGACGTTCGAGAAGTACTTCGTCCCCGAGCCGTCCAGGTTTCCCATCTTCGGCTCCTTCGCCCTGCTGTGCATCGGCGCCGGCTCGGTGATGTGGCTCAATCATGCCGGCCCCGGCCCGCTGGTGTTCTTCATCGGGCTGGCGACGCTGATCTACATGCTGTTCGGCTGGTTCGGCCAGGTCATCCGCGAGTCCGAGGGCGGCAAGTACGGCAAGAACGTCGACGCCTCCTTCCGCTGGAGCATGGGCTGGTTCATCTTTTCGGAGGTGATGTTCTTCGCCGCCTTTTTCGGCACCCTGTTTTATGTGCGGGTGATCGCCGTGCCCTCGCTGGGCAGCGAAGAGAGCGTGAGCGTGTTGTGGCAGGGCTTCGAGGCCGCATGGCCCACCGCCGGCCCGCGCGCCGAAGAGGCCTTCTCGCCCATGGCGGCCTGGGGGATTCCGGCCATCAACACGCTGATCCTGCTCACCTCCGGCGCCACGCTCACCTGGGCGCACTGGGGCATGATGAAAGACAACCGTACGCAGCTCAAGCTCGGCCTGTTGCTGACGGTGCTGCTCGGCGTGCTGTTCATGGGCCTGCAAGTGTATGAATACATGCACGCCTATGGCGAGATGAACCTGAAGATGACCACCGGCATCTACGGCTCGACCTTCTACATGATGACCGGCTTCCATGGCCTGCATGTGACCATCGGCGCGATCATGCTGCTGGTCATGCTGTTCCGGGCGATGGCGGGGCACTTTACCAAGGACAACCACTTCGCCTTCGAAGCGGCGGCGTGGTACTGGCACTTCGTTGATGTGGTCTGGCTGCTGCTGTTCGTGGTGGTGTATTGGCTGTGA
- a CDS encoding twin transmembrane helix small protein has product MRIVVVLFLVAILVSLGSALTFLLRDHGKGPRVVRALTLRVGLSIGLFLLLMAGFATGIIPGRL; this is encoded by the coding sequence ATGCGCATCGTCGTTGTTCTGTTCCTGGTCGCCATCCTGGTCAGCCTGGGCTCCGCCCTCACCTTCTTGCTGCGCGACCACGGCAAGGGGCCGCGGGTGGTGCGGGCGCTGACCCTGCGGGTCGGGCTGTCGATCGGGCTGTTCCTGCTGCTGATGGCGGGCTTTGCGACCGGCATCATCCCCGGCCGCCTGTAA
- a CDS encoding SURF1 family protein: MRVMGAMPYVAGVLVCVLTIQLGLWQTRRAEEKQALGARIETAARSPAVNAATGLAEWQPVRLSGQWMTAGTIFLDNRVQHGQPGYHVLTPLKTADGTVVLVKRGWTGIGLDRSRLPAVNTPDGEVVVAGRVRYPEARPYTLAEAPGEGARWQYVDLAAYRVWSKLPVLDMMVEQTDPSTDGLIRDWPRPDLGVDRHRGYAVQWFGLAALSAGLCGWFGWRRWRRHGSGKNDS, translated from the coding sequence ATGCGGGTGATGGGGGCGATGCCCTACGTGGCCGGCGTGCTGGTCTGTGTGCTGACGATACAGCTCGGGCTATGGCAAACCCGCCGGGCAGAGGAAAAGCAGGCCCTCGGCGCGCGGATCGAAACGGCCGCCCGCTCGCCGGCGGTCAACGCCGCGACCGGTCTTGCCGAATGGCAGCCGGTGCGCCTGTCCGGGCAGTGGATGACGGCGGGGACGATTTTTCTCGACAACCGCGTGCAGCACGGCCAGCCCGGCTACCACGTGCTGACGCCGCTGAAAACGGCGGACGGGACGGTGGTGCTGGTCAAGCGCGGCTGGACCGGCATCGGGCTCGACCGCAGCCGCTTGCCGGCGGTGAATACGCCCGACGGCGAGGTGGTGGTGGCCGGGCGGGTGCGCTACCCCGAGGCCAGGCCTTATACGCTGGCCGAGGCTCCCGGCGAGGGCGCACGTTGGCAGTATGTGGATCTGGCCGCGTACCGGGTCTGGTCGAAGTTGCCGGTGCTCGACATGATGGTCGAGCAGACCGACCCCTCGACCGATGGCCTGATCCGCGACTGGCCGCGCCCCGACCTCGGGGTGGACCGGCACCGCGGCTATGCCGTGCAATGGTTTGGCCTGGCGGCCCTGTCCGCCGGCCTGTGTGGATGGTTTGGATGGCGACGCTGGAGGCGTCATGGCAGTGGCAAAAATGACTCGTAA
- a CDS encoding COX15/CtaA family protein has product MYRRLVILSLVLTLVVVVFGAYVRLSDAGLGCPDWPGCYGQMSPAHAAEHIAEAESAAPGGPVSLPKAWKEMIHRYLAATLGFIILVIAVLAWRQRRDPDVRPGIAVLLVGVVIFQGLLGKWTVTLLLKPAIVTGHLLGGLTTLALLALLAIRAAGVRRRVASPGLVRLARLGLVLLLGQIALGGWTSTNYAALACTDFPTCHGSWWPTMDVGNAFHVVRELGMTAAGDLLSHEALTAIHWAHRLGALLVTAGLLLLAWKLLRQGFGAMAAMLALLLAGQVGLGIANVLLSLPLPLAVAHNAGAAVLLLMMVLINTRLMPQRAWGVAGRKSHENAYA; this is encoded by the coding sequence ATGTATCGTCGATTGGTCATCCTCTCCCTCGTACTGACCCTGGTGGTGGTGGTGTTCGGCGCCTACGTGCGCCTGTCGGATGCCGGTCTCGGCTGTCCGGACTGGCCGGGCTGTTACGGCCAGATGAGCCCCGCGCATGCGGCCGAGCACATCGCCGAGGCCGAATCCGCCGCACCGGGCGGCCCGGTCTCCTTGCCCAAGGCCTGGAAGGAGATGATCCACCGCTACCTGGCCGCTACGCTCGGTTTCATCATTCTGGTCATCGCAGTGCTCGCCTGGCGGCAGCGCCGCGACCCGGATGTCCGGCCCGGCATTGCGGTGCTGCTGGTTGGCGTGGTGATTTTCCAGGGCCTGCTGGGCAAGTGGACGGTCACGCTGCTGCTCAAGCCGGCGATCGTCACCGGCCATCTGCTCGGCGGGCTGACCACCCTGGCCTTGCTGGCCTTGTTGGCGATCCGGGCCGCCGGCGTGCGGCGGCGCGTCGCGTCGCCGGGGCTCGTGCGGCTGGCCCGGCTGGGGCTGGTGCTGCTGCTCGGGCAGATCGCGCTCGGCGGCTGGACCAGCACCAACTATGCCGCGCTGGCGTGCACCGATTTCCCGACCTGCCACGGTAGCTGGTGGCCAACCATGGATGTGGGCAATGCCTTCCATGTGGTACGTGAGCTGGGCATGACCGCCGCCGGCGACCTGCTCTCGCATGAGGCGCTCACCGCCATTCACTGGGCGCACCGCCTCGGTGCGCTGCTGGTGACGGCGGGGTTGCTGTTGCTGGCGTGGAAGCTGCTGCGCCAGGGGTTCGGCGCCATGGCGGCAATGCTGGCGCTGCTGCTGGCCGGGCAGGTCGGGCTGGGCATCGCCAATGTGCTGTTGAGCCTGCCGCTGCCGCTGGCCGTGGCGCACAACGCCGGGGCGGCAGTGCTGCTGCTGATGATGGTTCTGATCAACACACGCTTGATGCCCCAGCGGGCATGGGGCGTCGCGGGGAGGAAGTCGCATGAAAACGCTTACGCTTGA
- the cyoE gene encoding heme o synthase, which yields MKTLTLDRSDAWRRLRHFYVLTKPRVNTLIVFCAMIGMFLAVPEGLPSAQVVLFATLGIACVAGAAAAMNCLIEQQIDARMARTRARPLPRGELNSSETLAFSLVLGGAGLLLLYHAVNPLTMWLTLATFVGYAVVYTVFLKPRTPQNIVIGGASGAMPPVLGWAAVTGEVGSDALLLFLIIFAWTPPHFWALALYRSADYARAGLPMLPVTHGSRYTRLSVLLYTCILFAVTLLPFATRMSGMAYLAAAVVLGVGFLRYAWRLYVDYSDKLSQQTFRYSIVYLSSLFAALLVDHYLPY from the coding sequence ATGAAAACGCTTACGCTTGACCGGTCGGATGCCTGGCGCCGCCTGCGCCATTTCTATGTGCTGACCAAGCCACGGGTCAATACGCTGATCGTGTTCTGCGCCATGATCGGCATGTTCCTCGCCGTGCCGGAGGGGCTGCCGTCGGCGCAGGTGGTGCTTTTCGCCACGCTCGGCATTGCCTGTGTGGCCGGCGCCGCGGCGGCGATGAACTGCCTGATCGAGCAGCAGATCGACGCCCGTATGGCGCGCACCCGGGCCCGGCCCTTGCCGCGCGGCGAGTTGAATTCCTCCGAAACCCTGGCTTTCTCGCTGGTGCTCGGCGGCGCGGGCCTGCTGCTGCTCTACCACGCCGTGAATCCGCTCACCATGTGGCTGACCCTGGCCACCTTTGTCGGTTATGCGGTGGTCTACACCGTGTTTCTCAAGCCGCGCACGCCGCAGAATATCGTCATCGGCGGTGCCTCCGGCGCCATGCCGCCGGTGCTCGGCTGGGCCGCCGTGACCGGCGAGGTGGGCAGCGACGCGCTGCTGCTCTTCCTCATCATCTTTGCCTGGACGCCGCCGCATTTCTGGGCGCTGGCCTTGTACCGCAGCGCCGACTACGCGCGTGCCGGCCTGCCGATGCTGCCGGTGACGCATGGTTCGCGCTACACCCGGCTGTCGGTGCTGCTCTACACCTGCATCCTGTTTGCCGTCACCTTGCTGCCGTTCGCCACGCGCATGAGCGGCATGGCCTATCTGGCGGCGGCGGTGGTACTGGGCGTGGGCTTCCTGCGCTACGCCTGGCGCCTGTATGTGGATTACAGCGACAAATTGTCGCAACAGACTTTCCGCTACTCCATCGTGTACCTATCATCGCTGTTTGCCGCCTTGCTGGTGGATCACTACCTCCCCTATTGA